The Vicia villosa cultivar HV-30 ecotype Madison, WI linkage group LG1, Vvil1.0, whole genome shotgun sequence genome includes a region encoding these proteins:
- the LOC131644507 gene encoding mechanosensitive ion channel protein 6-like isoform X1, whose translation MEVVINVDEHHRGKRKKISEIQDEKDENVQTSIVGESSSNENRKEPMAEELVTNTVWRRRPVLKQHPGGGQFAPSSLKDEDHSSKYKKRKFSLLILVERLGLILIPALLLTLTLPFLWNTDYWEVSIWKWEIMVLFLVSGRFLSRCIIRIIVFWIQRKFQWKVKVLYYVYTLKKTIQNCLWLLLFYLAWFFWFHNRLHSVINSVLLEYLEKTLLCSFLAAALWLFKSLIAKVLTSYFYLRTYFGKIEESVINILLINMLSGPHMVEIRRAKAREEERLATRNFSTITIERSRSEIKDGDGVTLNLLHKLNPKFVLSLEMKSLVKTFTYGALDLEDDHSTLVTTEKDANAATEQIFRNIAMCGSRSIDIEDLMPFMIETQAAQIVNHFKGASDSGKISQTALKEWILNVFRERRTLILRINDTKSPVPKLYNLLNFLAVLVISVSSILTLKMITTKTLTVIGSQFVLVAYIFKNTLTTGFEGIFFVFFMHPYDVGDRCDIDDTELVVKEINLMQTVFISFDQQLVTIPNSELSKKVIFNHNHSPDLEKALQFYIDVSTPDNKVLLLKERIKEYMDGKQDHWYPSPTINMDCQERLDMVKVAVWPTLRMNFVGMRESGIRRSMLIEELMKILRDLDILYFMPLEINVGAFPTTYDLLLVSCWTKTT comes from the exons ATGGAG GTGGTTATCAACGTTGACGAACACCACCGTGGCAAACGCAAGAAAATATCTGAGATCCAAGATGAGAAAGATGAGAATGTCCAAACAAGCATTGTTGGAGAGTCCAGCTCTAATGAAAACCGCAAAGAGCCTATGGCGGAAGAACTAGTGACCAATACTGTTTGGAGAAGAAGACCTGTATTAAAGCAACACCCAGGAGGAGGTCAGTTTGCTCCATCATCTCTCAAAGATGAGGATCACTCAAGTaagtataagaaaagaaaatttagtcttttgattTTAGTTGAAAGGCTAGGTTTAATTCTTATACCTGCTTTATTATTAACCTTGACTCTTCCATTTTTGTGGAATACGGATTACTGGGAGGTTAGTATTTGGAAATGGGAAATCATGGTTCTTTTTTTAGTCTCGGGTCGGTTCTTGTCTCGTTGTATCATTAGGATTATTGTGTTTTGGATTCAAAGAAAATTTCAATGGAAGGTCAAGGTTCTTTACTATGTATATACTTTGAAGAAAACAATTCAGAATTGTCTGTGGTTATTGCTATTTTATTTAGCATGGTTTTTCTggttccataaccgacttcacaGTGTGATCAACTCTGTTTTATTGGAATATTTGGAGAAAACTCTGTTGTGTTCCTTTCTGGCTGCTGCATTATGGCTCTTCAAATCCTTAATTGCTAAAGTTTTAACCAGTTATTTTTACTTGAGAACATATTTCGGCAAGATTGAAGAGTCGGTCAtcaatatattattgattaatatgCTTTCTGGACCACATATGGTTGAAATTCGAAGGGCTAAAGCACGAGAGGAGGAAAGGCTTGCTACTCGTAACTTTTCTACCATCACAATTGAAAGGTCAAGGAGTGAGATTAAGGATGGTGATGGAGTAACTCTCAATCTTTTGCATAAGCTGAATCCAAAATTTGTGCTTTCTTTGGAAATGAAGAGCTTAGTGAAAACATTTACCTACGGAGCACTTGATTTGGAAGACGACCATTCCACATTAGTCACAACTGAAAAGGATGCTAATGCAGCAACGGAACAAATATTCAGAAATATTGCTATGTGTGGTTCCAGGTCTATAGACATTGAGGACTTGATGCCTTTTATGATTGAAACTCAAGCTGCTCAAATTGTAAATCACTTTAAAGGAGCATCAGATTCTGGAAAAATAAGTCAAACTGCCTTGAAGGAGTGGATTCTGAATGTGTTCAGGGAGAGAAGAACACTAATTTTAAGAATAAATGACACCAAATCACCAGTCCCAAAGTTATACAACTTGCTGAACTTCTTAGCTGTCCTTGTGATTTCTGTTAGTTCGattttgactttgaaaatgatcaCTACCAAAACACTTACCGTAATTGGGTCACAGTTCGTGTTGGTTGCATACATATTTAAAAACACATTGACCACTGGTTTTGAAggaatattttttgttttctttatgcATCCCTATGATGTAGGAGATAGATGTGACATTGATGATACAGAACTTGTTGTTAAAGAAATAAACTTAATGCAGACTGTGTTTATATCGTTTGATCAACAACTGGTAACCATACCCAACAGCGAACTTAGCAAGAAAGTCATATTTAATCATAATCACAGTCCTGACTTGGAAAAGGCTCTGCAATTCTATATTGATGTATCAACTCCCGATAACAAAGTTTTACTGTTGAAAGAGAGAATAAAGGAATACATGGACGGAAAGCAAGATCACTGGTATCCTTCACCTACCATAAACATGGATTGTCAGGAAAGACTGGACATGGTAAAAGTGGCTGTCTGGCCAACTCTTAGAATGAACTTCGTAGGCATGAGAGAAAGTGGCATCAGGAGATCTATGTTGATAGAAGAGTTGATGAAAATCTTAAGGGATCTTGACATTCTATACTTTATGCCTCTAGAGATAAATGTCGGAGCTTTTCCTACCACTTATGATTTGCTCCTTGTTAGTTGTTGGACAAAAACTACCTAG
- the LOC131644507 gene encoding mechanosensitive ion channel protein 6-like isoform X2, with amino-acid sequence MEVVINVDEHHRGKRKKISEIQDEKDENVQTSIVGESSSNENRKEPMAEELVTNTVWRRRPVLKQHPGGGQFAPSSLKDEDHSSKYKKRKFSLLILVERLGLILIPALLLTLTLPFLWNTDYWEVSIWKWEIMVLFLVSGRFLSRCIIRIIVFWIQRKFQWKVKVLYYVYTLKKTIQNCLWLLLFYLAWFFWFHNRLHSVINSVLLEYLEKTLLCSFLAAALWLFKSLIAKVLTSYFYLRTYFGKIEESVINILLINMLSGPHMVEIRRAKAREEERLATRNFSTITIERSRSEIKDGDGVTLNLLHKLNPKFVLSLEMKSLVKTFTYGALDLEDDHSTLVTTEKDANAATEQIFRNIAMCGSRSIDIEDLMPFMIETQAAQIVNHFKGASDSGKISQTALKEWILNVFRERRTLILRINDTKSPVPKLYNLLNFLAVLVISVSSILTLKMITTKTLTVIGSQFVLVAYIFKNTLTTGFEGIFFVFFMHPYDVGDRCDIDDTELVVKEINLMQTVFISFDQQLVTIPNSELSKKVIFNHNHSPDLEKALQFYIDVSTPDNKVLLLKERIKEYMDGKQDHWYPSPTINMDCQERLDMVKVAVWPTLRMNFVGMRESGIRRSMLIEELMKILRDLDILYFMPLEINVGAFPTTYDLLLVSCWTKTT; translated from the coding sequence GTGGTTATCAACGTTGACGAACACCACCGTGGCAAACGCAAGAAAATATCTGAGATCCAAGATGAGAAAGATGAGAATGTCCAAACAAGCATTGTTGGAGAGTCCAGCTCTAATGAAAACCGCAAAGAGCCTATGGCGGAAGAACTAGTGACCAATACTGTTTGGAGAAGAAGACCTGTATTAAAGCAACACCCAGGAGGAGGTCAGTTTGCTCCATCATCTCTCAAAGATGAGGATCACTCAAGTaagtataagaaaagaaaatttagtcttttgattTTAGTTGAAAGGCTAGGTTTAATTCTTATACCTGCTTTATTATTAACCTTGACTCTTCCATTTTTGTGGAATACGGATTACTGGGAGGTTAGTATTTGGAAATGGGAAATCATGGTTCTTTTTTTAGTCTCGGGTCGGTTCTTGTCTCGTTGTATCATTAGGATTATTGTGTTTTGGATTCAAAGAAAATTTCAATGGAAGGTCAAGGTTCTTTACTATGTATATACTTTGAAGAAAACAATTCAGAATTGTCTGTGGTTATTGCTATTTTATTTAGCATGGTTTTTCTggttccataaccgacttcacaGTGTGATCAACTCTGTTTTATTGGAATATTTGGAGAAAACTCTGTTGTGTTCCTTTCTGGCTGCTGCATTATGGCTCTTCAAATCCTTAATTGCTAAAGTTTTAACCAGTTATTTTTACTTGAGAACATATTTCGGCAAGATTGAAGAGTCGGTCAtcaatatattattgattaatatgCTTTCTGGACCACATATGGTTGAAATTCGAAGGGCTAAAGCACGAGAGGAGGAAAGGCTTGCTACTCGTAACTTTTCTACCATCACAATTGAAAGGTCAAGGAGTGAGATTAAGGATGGTGATGGAGTAACTCTCAATCTTTTGCATAAGCTGAATCCAAAATTTGTGCTTTCTTTGGAAATGAAGAGCTTAGTGAAAACATTTACCTACGGAGCACTTGATTTGGAAGACGACCATTCCACATTAGTCACAACTGAAAAGGATGCTAATGCAGCAACGGAACAAATATTCAGAAATATTGCTATGTGTGGTTCCAGGTCTATAGACATTGAGGACTTGATGCCTTTTATGATTGAAACTCAAGCTGCTCAAATTGTAAATCACTTTAAAGGAGCATCAGATTCTGGAAAAATAAGTCAAACTGCCTTGAAGGAGTGGATTCTGAATGTGTTCAGGGAGAGAAGAACACTAATTTTAAGAATAAATGACACCAAATCACCAGTCCCAAAGTTATACAACTTGCTGAACTTCTTAGCTGTCCTTGTGATTTCTGTTAGTTCGattttgactttgaaaatgatcaCTACCAAAACACTTACCGTAATTGGGTCACAGTTCGTGTTGGTTGCATACATATTTAAAAACACATTGACCACTGGTTTTGAAggaatattttttgttttctttatgcATCCCTATGATGTAGGAGATAGATGTGACATTGATGATACAGAACTTGTTGTTAAAGAAATAAACTTAATGCAGACTGTGTTTATATCGTTTGATCAACAACTGGTAACCATACCCAACAGCGAACTTAGCAAGAAAGTCATATTTAATCATAATCACAGTCCTGACTTGGAAAAGGCTCTGCAATTCTATATTGATGTATCAACTCCCGATAACAAAGTTTTACTGTTGAAAGAGAGAATAAAGGAATACATGGACGGAAAGCAAGATCACTGGTATCCTTCACCTACCATAAACATGGATTGTCAGGAAAGACTGGACATGGTAAAAGTGGCTGTCTGGCCAACTCTTAGAATGAACTTCGTAGGCATGAGAGAAAGTGGCATCAGGAGATCTATGTTGATAGAAGAGTTGATGAAAATCTTAAGGGATCTTGACATTCTATACTTTATGCCTCTAGAGATAAATGTCGGAGCTTTTCCTACCACTTATGATTTGCTCCTTGTTAGTTGTTGGACAAAAACTACCTAG